A window of Lepus europaeus isolate LE1 chromosome 11, mLepTim1.pri, whole genome shotgun sequence contains these coding sequences:
- the MESP2 gene encoding mesoderm posterior protein 2, protein MAQSPPPPRPPPPPHGLLGQDHWVLSQGWGWDAASVSTSPASSSDSSGSCPCDGARGPSLPAAPGHGARTRPPEAAPTAPRRARPGPAGGQRQSASEREKLRMRTLARALHELRRFLPPSVAPAGQSLTKIETLRLAIRYIGHLSAVLGLSEDSLRRPRRRRSDAASARGCPLCPDGGGAQVPGVSSAVCTGAAWGSPDARPGPRSAPESLGSRVPDSDPWGTPPYCPTTMQSPTLQPRGRAPDASPWTPPQACPGTQMSPEPGHPAAPWTPPPAPPELAAVYQSSSVSPLGSPPILPPASCQRLQPQTQWACWGRSVEVLPGPQERALGPAFPLSEASPSQSAALRLSGCPELWQEDLEGTHLGIFY, encoded by the exons ATGGCccagtcgccgccgccgccgcggccgccgccgcctccacACGGCCTCCTCGGCCAAGACCACTGGGTcctctcccagggctggggctgggacgcGGCCTCCGTCTCCACGTCCCCGGCCTCCTCCTCGGACTCGTCCGGGTCCTGCCCGTGCGACGGCGCCCGCGGCCCCTCGCTGCCCGCGGCCCCGGGCCACGGCGCCCGCACCCGGCCCCCCGAGGCCGCCCCGACGGCGCCCCGACGCGCGCGGCCCGGGCCCGCGGGCGGCCAGCGCCAGAGCGCCAGCGAGCGCGAGAAGCTGCGCATGCGCACGCTCGCCCGCGCGCTGCACGAGCTGCGCCGCTTCCTGCCGCCGTCCGTGGCGCCCGCCGGCCAGAGCCTGACCAAGATCGAGACGCTGCGCCTGGCCATCCGCTACATCGGCCACCTGTCGGCCGTGCTGGGCCTCAGCGAGGACAGCCTGCGGCGCCCGCGCCGGCGGCGCAGCGACGCCGCGAGTGCCCGGGGCTGCCCGCTCTGCCCCGACGGCGGCGGCGCCCAGGTGCCAGGCGTGAGCTCCGCGGTGTGCACCGGCGCCGCCTGGGGGTCCCCGGACGCCCGCCCGGGGCCCCGCTCCGCGCCTGAAAGCCTGGGGAGCAGAGTCCCGGACTCGGATCCCTGGGGGACGCCCCCGTACTGCCCCACGACGATGCAGTCACCCACGCTTCAGCCCCGAGGGAGAGCCCCGGATGCGTCGCCTTGGACGCCACCCCAAGCTTGCCCCGGGACGCAGATGTCCCCAGAGCCCGGGCACCCCGCGGCACCCTGGAcgccgccccccgcgcccccGGAGCTGGCTGCAGTGTACCAG AGTTCCTCTGTGTCTCCACTGGGAAGCCCACCCATCCTGCCCCCGGCATCGTGCCAGAGACTGCAGCCTCAGACCCAGTGGGCGTGCTGGGGCCGCAGTGTGGAGGTGCTCCCCGGCCCCCAGGAGCGGGCGCTGGGCCCCGCCTTCCCGCTCAGTGAAGCCAGCCCCTCGCAGAGTGCGGCCCTGCGGCTCAGTGGCTGCCCCGAACTTTGGCAAGAAGACCTGGAGGGGAcccacttgggcatcttctactag
- the ANPEP gene encoding aminopeptidase N: MAKGFYISKSLGILGILLGVAALCTIVALSVVYAHEKNKNTAQSPSVAPSNPTVTSSPATTLDQNLPWNRYRLPKTLIPDSYNVVLRPYLTPNSQGLYIFTGSSTVRFTCQEPTNVIIIHSKKLNYTITQGHPVVLRGVGGSQPPAIDSTEFVELTEYLVVHLRGQLVAGSQYEMDTQFQGELADDLAGFYRSEYMEGDVRKVVATTQMQAADARKSFPCFDEPAMKATFNITLIHPRSYTALSNMLPKSSTELPEDPSWNVTEFHTTRKMSTYLLAYIVSEFTHIEGQSPNNVLIRIWARPSAINEGHGQYALNVTGPILNFFANHYNTPYPLEKSDQIGLPDFNAGAMENWGLVTYRENALLFDPLVSSSSNKERVVTVVAHELAHQWFGNLVTIDWWNDLWLNEGFASYVEYLGADYAEPTWNLKDLIVLNELHYVMAVDALASSHPLSSPADEVVTPAQISELFDAISYSKGASVLRMLSSFLTEDLFKEGLASYLHTFEYQNTIYLDLWEHLQRAVDNQSAVQLPTTVRAIMDRWILQMGFPVVTVNTTNGIISQQHFLLDPASNVTRPSEFNYLWIVPVSSMRNGVQQQEFWLEGVEQTQNSLFRAEGDDWILANLNVTGYYQVNYDEGNWRKIRTQLETNPSVIPVINRAQIIHDAFNLASAQKIPVTLALDNTLFLIRETEYMPWQAALSSLSYFKLMFDRSEVYGPMKNYLSKQVRPLFEHFRSITVNWTRRPDTLMDQYNEVNAISTACSNGIQECETLVSDLFKQWMDDPSNNPIHPNLRTTVYCNAIALGGEREWDFAWEQFRSATLVNEADKLRSALACSNEVWILNRYLGYTLNPDYIRRQDATSTINSIANNVVGQTLVWDFVQSNWKRLFEDFGGGSFSFANLIRAVTRRFSTEYELQQLEQFRLNNLDTGFGSGTRALEQALEKTRANIKWVQENKEAVLAWFTANSA; encoded by the exons aTGGCCAAGGGCTTCTACATTTCCAAGTCGCTGGGCATCCTGGGTATCCTCCTGGGCGTGGCCGCCCTGTGCACCATCGTGGCCCTGTCCGTGGTGTACGCCCATGAGAAGAACAAGAACACGGCTCAGAGCCCCAGCGTGGCCCCCTCGAACCCCACTGTCACCTCCtcccccgccaccaccctggACCAGAACCTGCCATGGAACCGGTACCGCCTGCCCAAGACGCTCATCCCTGACTCCTACAACGTGGTCCTGAGGCCCTACTTGACTCCCAACAGCCAAGGGCTCTACATCTTCACCGGCTCGAGCACCGTGCGGTTCACCTGCCAGGAGCCCACCAACGTCATCATCATTCACAGCAAGAAACTCAACTACACCATCACACAGGGGCACCCGGTGGTGCTGCGGGGCGTGGGGGGCTCCCAGCCCCCCGCCATCGACAGCACGGAGTTCGTGGAGCTCACCGAGTACCTGGTGGTGCACCTCCGGGGCCAGCTGGTGGCGGGCAGCCAGTACGAGATGGACACCCAGTTCCAGGGCGAGCTGGCCGACGACTTGGCGGGCTTCTACCGCAGCGAGTACATGGAAGGCGACGTCAGAAA GGTGGTGGCCACGACACAGATGCAGGCTGCAGATGCCCGGAAATCTTTCCCGTGCTTTGATGAGCCGGCGATGAAGGCCACGTTCAACATCACGCTCATCCACCCCAGGAGCTACACGGCCCTGTCCAACATGCTTCCCAAAA GCAGCACCGAACTCCCAGAAGACCCCAGCTGGAACGTCACGGAGTTCCACACCACCCGCAAGATGTCCACGTACCTGCTGGCCTACATCGTCAGTGAGTTCACGCACATAGAGGGCCAGTCACCCAATAACGTCCTG ATCCGGATCTGGGCTCGGCCCAGCGCCATCAACGAAGGCCATGGCCAGTACGCCCTGAATGTCACGGGCCCCATCCTAAACTTCTTTGCCAACCATTATAACACTCCTTACCCGCTCGAAAAATCTG ACCAGATCGGCCTGCCCGACTTCAACGCCGGGGCCATGGAGAACTGGGGCCTGGTGACCTACCGGGAGAACGCCCTGCTCTTCGACCCCCTGGTGTCCTCCAGCAGCAACAAGGAGCGAGTGGTCACCGTGGTTGCCCACGAGCTGGCCCACCAG TGGTTTGGGAACCTGGTGACCATAGACTGGTGGAATGACCTGTGGCTGAACGAAGGCTTTGCCTCCTACGTGGAGTACCTGGGCGCTGACTACGCAGAGCCCACCTGGAATCTG AAAGACCTCATAGTGCTGAACGAACTGCACTACGTGATGGCCGTGGACGCCCtggcctcctcccaccccctgtCCTCCCCCGCCGACGAGGTTGTCACGCCCGCCCAGATCAGCGAGCTCTTCGACGCCATCAGCTACAGCAAG GGCGCCTCTGTCCTTAGGATGCTGTCCAGCTTCCTGACCGAGGACCTGTTCAAGGAGGGCCTGGCG TCCTACCTGCACACTTTTGAGTACCAGAACACCATCTACCTGGACCTGTGGGAGCACCTGCAGCGG GCCGTGGACAACCAGTCGGCGGTCCAGCTGCCCACCACTGTGCGCGCCATCATGGACCGCTGGATCCTGCAGATGGGCTTCCCGGTCGTCACCGTGAACACAACCAACGGGATCATCTCCCAGCAGCACTTCCTCTTGGACCCCGCGTCCAATGTCACTCGCCCGTCAGAGTTCAA CTATCTGTGGATTGTCCCTGTCTCGTCCATGCGGAATGGCGTGCAGCAGCAGGAATTCTGGCTGGAAGGCGTCGAGCAAA CCCAGAACTCCCTGTTTAGAGCGGAAGGCGATGACTGGATCCTTGCAAACCTCAACGTGACGGGGTATTACCAGGTGAACTACGATGAAGGCAACTGGAGGAAGATTCGGACTCAGCTGGAGACCAACCCCTCG GTCATCCCTGTCATCAATCGGGCACAGATAATCCACGACGCCTTCAACCTGGCCAG tgCCCAAAAAATCCCCGTCACACTGGCACTAGATAACACCCTCTTCCTGATCCGAGAGACCGAGTACATGCCCTGGCAGGCAGCCCTGAGCAGCCTGAGCTACTTCAAGCTCATGTTCGACCGCTCCGAGGTCTACGGCCCCATGAAG AACTACCTGAGCAAGCAGGTCCGCCCGCTCTTTGAGCACTTCAGAAGTATTACCGTCAACTGGACACGGCGCCCAGACACCCTGATGGACCA GTACAATGAGGTTAACGCCATCAGCACTGCCTGCTCCAATGGGATTCAGGAGTGTGAGACCCTGGTCTCCGATCTCTTCAAGCAATGGATGGACGACCCCAGTAATAACCC gatccACCCCAACCTGCGCACCACTGTCTACTGCAATGCCATCGCCCTgggcggggagagggagtgggactTCGCCTGGGAGCAGTTCCGCAGCGCCACCCTGGTGAACGAGGCCGACAAGCTGCGGTCGGCTCTGGCCTGCAGCAACGAGGTGTGGATCCTGAACAG GTACCTGGGCTACACCCTGAACCCTGACTACATCCGGAGGCAGGACGCCACCTCCACCATCAACAGCATCGCCAACAACGTGGTCGGGCAGACCCTGGTCTGGGACTTTGTCCAGAGCAATTGGAAGAGGCTCTTTGAGGA TTTTGGTGGTGGCTCCTTCTCCTTTGCCAATCTCATCCGGGCAGTGACCCGCCGGTTCTCCACTGAGTACGAGCTGCAGCAG CTGGAGCAATTCAGATTGAACAACTTGGACACGGGCTTCGGCTCGGGCACCCGGGCCCTGGAGCAGGCGCTGGAGAAGACGAGAGCCAAcatcaagtgggtgcaggagaaCAAGGAGGCAGTGCTCGCGTGGTTCACGGCAAACAGCGCCTAG